A stretch of the Bacillota bacterium genome encodes the following:
- the flhB gene encoding flagellar biosynthesis protein FlhB has translation MWKDSYGVSCKPSWDELGGSTWQFNLQLFADSDKTEPATPKKREDARKRGHVPRTMELGTGLVLLGGSFLLRNADRLLVQPLAQLMQISFSQWLPTPFTEEKFLQGISLVSGSVFLQVVAPIMGLAMLLGAGSQLVQVGFMFIGEGLKPKFSRINPVEGVKRIFSKRALAELAKAVLKIVIIGYLVYWAVSSRIGDFVGLLYAHPTEAAAATWNLICTIGMMVGGSMLAIALLDYLYQRYEYELNLRMSKEEVKEELKQTEGDPQIRSRIRQRQRQIAASRMMQQVPTADVVITNPTEIAVALRYDEMTMDAPTIVAMGAGFVAQRIREIARANNVPVVENKPLARALFTTAQVGDMIPVELYQAVAEVLSVIYLMRNRRI, from the coding sequence ATGTGGAAAGATTCTTACGGAGTTTCCTGTAAGCCATCCTGGGACGAATTGGGAGGATCAACGTGGCAGTTTAACCTGCAGTTATTCGCCGATAGCGACAAGACGGAGCCAGCTACTCCGAAGAAACGGGAGGATGCCAGGAAACGGGGACACGTGCCCAGGACTATGGAACTGGGTACCGGTTTAGTTTTGCTAGGCGGCTCTTTTCTGTTAAGGAACGCAGACCGGTTGCTGGTACAACCCTTGGCTCAGTTGATGCAGATATCCTTCTCCCAGTGGCTGCCAACGCCCTTTACCGAAGAGAAGTTCCTCCAGGGAATTAGCCTGGTTTCTGGGTCAGTGTTTCTGCAGGTGGTGGCTCCCATTATGGGACTGGCGATGTTACTGGGGGCGGGGAGTCAGTTGGTGCAGGTGGGCTTCATGTTCATCGGTGAGGGCTTGAAGCCGAAATTCAGCCGCATTAACCCCGTGGAAGGCGTGAAAAGGATCTTTTCGAAACGGGCTCTGGCAGAGTTGGCCAAGGCAGTACTTAAGATCGTAATCATCGGGTATCTGGTCTACTGGGCCGTCAGTTCCCGAATCGGTGATTTTGTTGGTCTGTTGTATGCCCATCCCACGGAGGCTGCCGCTGCTACCTGGAATCTAATCTGTACCATTGGCATGATGGTAGGGGGCAGTATGCTGGCAATTGCCTTGCTGGACTATCTGTATCAGCGGTATGAGTATGAATTAAACCTGCGGATGAGTAAGGAAGAGGTCAAAGAGGAATTAAAGCAGACCGAAGGCGACCCGCAAATTCGCTCTCGGATTCGGCAGCGTCAGCGGCAGATTGCCGCCAGCCGCATGATGCAGCAGGTACCAACGGCCGATGTGGTGATTACCAACCCGACGGAAATTGCCGTTGCCCTGCGTTACGATGAGATGACGATGGATGCTCCCACTATTGTTGCCATGGGGGCGGGGTTCGTGGCCCAGCGAATTAGGGAAATCGCCAGGGCGAACAATGTTCCCGTTGTGGAGAACAAACCTCTGGCTCGGGCTCTGTTTACGACGGCCCAAGTGGGTGACATGATTCCCGTGGAACTGTATCAAGCGGTAGCTGAGGTCTTATCGGTGATCTATCTAATGAGGAATAGGCGAATCTAG
- the fliG gene encoding flagellar motor switch protein FliG — protein MPNVSELTGRQKAAVLMIALGPEVSSRVLKHLREDEIEDLTLEIAGMRRVFPDVKDMVLEEFSEMYQASDFISRGGVDYAREMLSKALGEERAEAILHRLTSSLQVRPFDFARRTDAAQILSFIQNEHPQTIALIMAYLEPDQAGIILSALSPDLQVEVARRLSVLDRTSPEVLREIEAQLEKRLSSFVTEDFSVAGGLEAAVNVLNNVDRGTEKTILDALEESDPDLVDEIRKRMFVFEDIVRLDDRSIQQVFREVESRVWALALKTAGEEVSERIYRNISKRAGEMLREEIEYMGPVRLRDVEEAQQTIVAAIRRLEDAGEIVIYRGGEDEVVV, from the coding sequence ATGCCAAATGTATCTGAGTTGACGGGAAGACAAAAGGCCGCTGTTTTGATGATTGCCCTTGGCCCCGAAGTCTCTTCCCGGGTACTAAAACATCTAAGAGAAGATGAAATCGAAGACTTGACCTTGGAAATCGCCGGAATGCGTCGGGTTTTTCCCGATGTTAAGGATATGGTGTTGGAAGAATTTTCCGAGATGTATCAAGCCAGTGATTTTATCTCTCGGGGTGGCGTTGACTATGCCAGGGAGATGTTGAGCAAAGCCTTGGGTGAGGAGCGAGCCGAAGCAATTTTGCACCGGCTCACTTCCAGTTTGCAGGTGCGCCCCTTTGACTTTGCTCGCAGAACCGATGCTGCTCAGATTCTCAGCTTTATTCAAAACGAGCACCCCCAGACAATTGCGTTGATCATGGCCTATTTGGAACCGGATCAGGCTGGAATCATACTTTCCGCCTTAAGTCCTGACCTTCAGGTTGAGGTTGCCCGCCGGTTATCGGTGCTGGATCGGACCTCCCCGGAGGTATTGCGGGAAATTGAGGCTCAGCTAGAAAAGCGATTGTCATCCTTTGTTACCGAGGACTTCAGTGTTGCCGGGGGTCTGGAGGCTGCAGTGAATGTATTAAATAATGTTGACCGAGGCACTGAGAAGACGATTCTAGATGCGTTAGAAGAAAGTGACCCTGACCTAGTCGATGAAATCAGGAAGCGGATGTTTGTCTTTGAAGACATTGTTCGGCTCGATGACCGTTCTATCCAGCAGGTCTTTAGAGAGGTGGAAAGCCGAGTCTGGGCTCTCGCCTTAAAGACTGCCGGGGAAGAGGTTAGCGAGCGAATCTACCGTAACATCTCCAAGCGAGCCGGTGAGATGTTGCGAGAAGAGATTGAGTACATGGGTCCGGTACGTCTGCGGGATGTAGAGGAAGCTCAGCAAACCATCGTGGCGGCTATTCGCCGGCTAGAGGATGCCGGAGAGATCGTCATCTATCGAGGTGGAGAAGATGAAGTTGTGGTCTAG
- a CDS encoding flagellar hook protein FlgE yields the protein MMRSLFAGVSGLRNHQTRMDVIGNNIANVNTVGFKSSQVTFQDALSQTLRGASAAAKGRGGTNPHQVGLGMTIGSVSINHTQGSTQPTGKPTDLALEGDGFFVLRDGARQYYTRAGTFSMDEQGNLVNEPNGMLVVGWNADAKGNIDINKPVDALKIPIGDMIQPNATSQLQIGGNLDANVNGQFRLGGTSKITLKDTDTEYELNVTVKPTGEFNKFEMEISVITGELTIGDNPSTNSVSISFTVEDGELKPSNPSEEIKFYVDGINIATIGLNNATDGKDLFDITVTDMEVFQPTMDYAAPQVTQQSQVFDSNGNSHIVTTVFTKISDTEWKYEANVPGGANPGRGTLVFTNGGTISSVAVDDALTFTPPGADPVTIALDYSAMTKYAGESDAYLLYQDGYPTGVLEGFSIDGQGILTGEYSNGLTKALGQVAVARFTNPAGLLKAGENAFAESNNSGKADIKVAGIGGRGSITPGALEMSNVDLSQEFTEMIITQRGFQANSRVITASDEMLQELVNLKR from the coding sequence ATGATGAGGTCTTTGTTTGCCGGTGTTTCGGGTTTGCGTAATCACCAAACCCGCATGGACGTCATCGGCAACAATATTGCAAATGTGAATACCGTGGGTTTTAAGTCTAGCCAAGTTACCTTTCAGGATGCTTTGAGCCAGACCCTGCGGGGTGCTTCTGCCGCCGCTAAGGGAAGGGGAGGTACCAATCCCCATCAAGTGGGGTTGGGGATGACCATTGGTTCCGTTTCAATCAACCATACCCAAGGCAGCACACAGCCGACGGGAAAACCTACGGACTTGGCTTTGGAGGGTGACGGCTTCTTTGTCCTAAGAGACGGAGCGAGACAATATTACACCCGAGCCGGTACCTTCAGCATGGATGAGCAAGGTAACCTGGTGAATGAGCCCAATGGGATGCTAGTGGTTGGCTGGAATGCCGATGCCAAAGGGAACATCGATATTAACAAGCCAGTGGATGCTCTCAAGATCCCCATTGGCGACATGATTCAACCCAATGCCACCAGTCAGCTGCAAATCGGCGGTAACCTGGATGCCAATGTAAATGGGCAGTTCCGGTTGGGCGGTACCAGTAAGATTACCCTTAAGGATACCGACACTGAGTATGAGCTCAACGTTACGGTGAAACCCACCGGTGAGTTCAATAAGTTTGAGATGGAGATTAGTGTTATTACTGGTGAGCTGACCATAGGTGATAATCCTTCGACCAATAGCGTGAGCATTAGTTTTACTGTAGAGGATGGCGAACTGAAACCCTCTAATCCGAGCGAGGAAATCAAGTTCTATGTCGACGGGATTAACATTGCTACCATAGGACTCAATAATGCTACCGATGGCAAAGACCTATTTGACATCACTGTCACAGATATGGAAGTATTCCAACCCACCATGGATTACGCAGCACCCCAGGTGACCCAGCAGTCTCAGGTGTTTGATTCCAATGGAAACTCCCACATCGTGACTACTGTCTTTACTAAGATCAGTGACACCGAGTGGAAGTATGAGGCCAATGTACCTGGTGGCGCGAATCCCGGCAGGGGTACGCTTGTTTTTACCAATGGCGGAACCATATCCAGCGTGGCAGTGGACGATGCGTTGACTTTTACTCCACCCGGTGCTGATCCAGTTACCATTGCCCTTGATTACTCTGCGATGACGAAGTATGCCGGTGAGAGCGATGCCTATTTGCTTTACCAAGATGGCTATCCCACCGGTGTTCTAGAGGGCTTTAGCATCGATGGGCAGGGCATTCTGACCGGGGAGTATTCCAATGGATTGACCAAGGCTCTAGGGCAGGTGGCAGTGGCTCGCTTCACCAATCCCGCCGGTTTGCTCAAGGCCGGTGAAAATGCCTTTGCAGAGTCTAATAACTCCGGTAAGGCCGATATCAAAGTTGCCGGGATTGGTGGCCGTGGCTCAATTACTCCTGGAGCTTTGGAGATGTCGAATGTTGACTTGTCCCAAGAGTTCACCGAGATGATTATTACCCAAAGGGGATTCCAGGCGAACTCTCGGGTGATTACAGCCTCCGATGAGATGCTGCAGGAATTGGTGAATCTGAAGAGGTAG
- a CDS encoding motility protein A — translation MDLSTILGLIVGFALLALAIFGQGSLLAFYDAASIMIVFGGTFGAAMVQHSREEIMGLFQVIRVAFVETRHSPQAIIRILVGMAEKARREGLLSLEAEVLEVDNAFLQKGIQLVVDGTDPELVRNVLEIENAFLQERHYAGQQILESMGNYAPAFGMIGTLIGLIQMLTGLDSPESVGPGMATALITTFYGVVAANLMFLPMAGKLRMRSDKEVLMRQIIVEGVLSIQAGENPRLVEEKLKAFLAPKQREDQELDSRTGREETISA, via the coding sequence ATGGATTTGTCAACGATTCTTGGCTTAATTGTGGGTTTTGCCTTACTTGCCTTGGCAATTTTCGGTCAGGGATCACTACTCGCCTTCTATGATGCTGCCTCGATTATGATTGTCTTCGGTGGTACCTTTGGCGCCGCGATGGTGCAGCATTCCAGAGAGGAAATTATGGGACTGTTTCAGGTGATTCGTGTCGCGTTCGTTGAAACGAGACACTCACCGCAGGCCATTATTCGGATCCTGGTGGGCATGGCGGAAAAGGCGAGACGAGAAGGGTTGTTATCCCTGGAAGCAGAGGTCCTAGAGGTTGACAATGCCTTCTTGCAAAAGGGGATTCAACTGGTAGTCGATGGTACCGATCCAGAACTGGTCCGTAATGTCCTGGAAATCGAGAATGCCTTCTTGCAGGAGAGACATTACGCTGGGCAGCAAATTCTCGAGTCCATGGGTAACTATGCCCCGGCCTTCGGAATGATCGGTACCTTAATCGGCCTGATTCAGATGTTAACGGGTCTGGACAGTCCTGAGTCCGTCGGGCCGGGTATGGCAACGGCCTTGATTACCACCTTCTACGGAGTAGTGGCCGCAAACCTGATGTTCTTGCCGATGGCGGGTAAACTGCGGATGCGCAGTGATAAGGAGGTACTAATGCGCCAGATCATCGTCGAGGGTGTTCTGTCGATTCAGGCTGGGGAGAATCCCCGTTTGGTAGAGGAGAAGCTAAAAGCCTTCTTGGCTCCCAAGCAGCGAGAAGATCAAGAATTGGATTCTCGGACGGGAAGAGAGGAGACTATCAGTGCGTAA
- the fliP gene encoding flagellar type III secretion system pore protein FliP (The bacterial flagellar biogenesis protein FliP forms a type III secretion system (T3SS)-type pore required for flagellar assembly.): MRILLSGLVLAALFSLAGLASAQTMVPLPQIHLGVEASDSPQDTAVSLQILAVITILAVAPAILLLMTSFTRIVIVLSLIRNALATNQTPPSQVIIGLAMFLTFFVMAPTFTQVYEGALAPYLSGEMSQAEALEQGSRPIRQFMMKHTREKDLAVFYEISNHERPETPEQVPMQILIPAFVLSELKSAFQLGFVIFVPFIVIDMVVASTLMAMGMLMLPPVMISLPFKILLFVMVDGWNLIARSLLVSFN, encoded by the coding sequence TTGCGGATTTTGCTCTCGGGGTTGGTTCTGGCCGCTCTCTTTAGTCTTGCCGGCTTAGCTTCGGCGCAGACCATGGTCCCACTGCCGCAGATCCACCTTGGTGTAGAGGCATCGGATTCACCCCAAGATACCGCGGTATCGCTGCAGATCTTAGCGGTGATTACCATCCTCGCCGTAGCTCCGGCGATTCTTTTGTTGATGACCTCCTTTACTCGGATCGTCATTGTGTTGTCTTTGATTCGCAATGCCTTGGCTACAAACCAGACACCGCCCAGTCAAGTGATTATTGGCTTGGCGATGTTTTTGACCTTTTTTGTGATGGCTCCCACCTTTACCCAGGTGTATGAAGGGGCATTGGCACCTTATCTGTCGGGGGAGATGAGTCAGGCAGAGGCGTTGGAACAGGGCAGCAGACCGATTCGCCAGTTTATGATGAAGCATACCCGTGAGAAGGACTTGGCGGTATTTTACGAGATTTCTAATCACGAGCGCCCCGAAACGCCGGAACAGGTACCGATGCAGATTTTGATTCCGGCCTTTGTTCTCAGCGAGCTAAAGTCGGCCTTTCAGCTGGGCTTTGTCATTTTTGTTCCCTTTATCGTCATCGATATGGTGGTGGCATCGACGTTAATGGCCATGGGGATGTTGATGTTACCTCCGGTGATGATCTCGTTACCCTTTAAGATACTGCTATTTGTGATGGTCGACGGGTGGAATCTGATCGCAAGGTCTTTATTAGTTAGCTTCAATTAG
- the fliJ gene encoding flagellar export protein FliJ has translation MGFVFSLERVLQLRRQRERQQMLRLAEARRRERDTENRLQALNHRREGIEIELRRFQQTSPRPDMLLAYSRHLAALGERIDATERELVSRRQEVAKERQILSSLAKDRKVLERLRERRLSEYQQEQLYQEQKELDEIAGKMYWQQEGGG, from the coding sequence ATGGGATTCGTTTTTTCCCTGGAGCGGGTCTTGCAGTTGCGGCGCCAAAGGGAGCGGCAGCAAATGCTGCGGTTAGCTGAAGCCCGGCGAAGAGAGCGTGACACTGAAAACCGGTTGCAGGCCCTAAACCATCGCCGCGAAGGGATTGAAATTGAGCTGCGACGATTCCAGCAGACTAGCCCCAGACCAGACATGCTACTTGCTTATTCCAGGCATTTGGCCGCCCTGGGTGAGCGGATTGACGCAACGGAGCGAGAACTTGTCTCTCGCCGGCAAGAGGTGGCGAAAGAAAGGCAGATCCTCAGCTCCCTGGCCAAAGACCGGAAGGTTCTTGAGCGACTACGGGAACGACGGCTCAGTGAGTACCAACAGGAGCAGCTTTACCAAGAGCAGAAAGAGCTTGATGAAATAGCTGGAAAGATGTATTGGCAGCAAGAGGGCGGTGGATGA
- the fliI gene encoding flagellar protein export ATPase FliI: protein MGREAGPKASPKRLSRYLEAVAAVDEFRHYGVVTQVVGLTLVADGPRANLGELCYIDRADQEPLPAEVVGFSDKKLLLMPLGELDGIGPGNVVTAARTSLRIKVGPELLGRVIDGLGEPIDGKGAIHTCQWYPLQRQPPNPLTRQRIQSPLSVGVRAIDGLLTCGSGQRVGIFAGSGVGKSTLLGMMARNTTAEINVIALIGERGREVREFLERDLGEEGLRRSVVVVATSNEPALIRLKAAYAATAIAEYFRDQGHTVLFMMDSVTRFAAAQREIGLATGEPPATRGYPPSVFAMLPKLLERTGPGPEGTITAFYTVLVEGDDMNEPIADAVRGILDGHIVLSRKLADQGHYPAIDVLASVSRVMPEVVSAKHLQDAARVKELLATYFEHEDLINIGAYQSGTNPRVDEAIEYHESINNFLVQSVNEVARLEDTINALQAVVRQDR, encoded by the coding sequence ATGGGTCGTGAAGCGGGCCCAAAGGCCTCACCTAAGCGACTATCCCGATATCTCGAGGCTGTTGCGGCCGTTGATGAATTTCGCCACTATGGAGTGGTGACCCAAGTGGTGGGGCTGACTTTGGTGGCCGACGGGCCTCGAGCCAATTTAGGTGAACTCTGTTATATCGACCGAGCCGATCAAGAACCATTGCCTGCGGAAGTAGTTGGTTTTAGCGACAAGAAATTACTACTCATGCCCTTGGGTGAACTCGATGGTATCGGTCCCGGCAATGTGGTGACCGCGGCCCGCACTAGCTTGCGGATCAAGGTGGGGCCCGAACTCTTGGGTCGGGTGATTGATGGACTGGGAGAGCCCATCGACGGCAAGGGAGCAATTCACACCTGCCAGTGGTATCCCCTGCAAAGGCAACCGCCGAATCCCTTGACCAGGCAGCGCATTCAAAGTCCATTGTCCGTAGGAGTCAGAGCCATCGACGGGTTGCTCACCTGCGGTAGCGGGCAACGGGTGGGGATCTTCGCCGGGAGCGGAGTGGGGAAAAGTACCCTGTTGGGGATGATGGCGAGAAACACCACGGCGGAGATTAATGTAATCGCGCTAATCGGAGAGCGGGGCCGGGAGGTAAGGGAGTTTCTGGAGAGGGATCTGGGAGAAGAGGGCCTGAGACGCTCCGTTGTCGTAGTGGCTACATCCAATGAACCGGCCTTGATCCGTCTCAAGGCAGCCTATGCAGCCACTGCGATCGCCGAATATTTTCGAGATCAAGGACACACTGTCTTGTTTATGATGGATTCTGTGACGCGGTTCGCCGCGGCGCAGCGGGAAATTGGACTAGCTACTGGCGAGCCCCCGGCTACTCGAGGGTATCCGCCGTCGGTCTTTGCGATGTTACCAAAGCTGTTGGAGCGCACTGGTCCGGGACCAGAGGGTACCATTACCGCCTTTTATACAGTATTGGTCGAAGGCGATGACATGAATGAACCTATCGCCGACGCTGTGCGGGGAATTCTTGACGGGCACATAGTTTTGTCCCGGAAGCTGGCAGATCAGGGACACTATCCCGCCATAGATGTCTTAGCTAGTGTCAGTCGGGTGATGCCGGAGGTTGTATCGGCGAAGCACCTTCAGGACGCAGCTCGAGTGAAGGAGCTTTTGGCTACCTATTTTGAACATGAAGACCTAATCAACATTGGGGCCTATCAGTCCGGCACCAATCCTCGGGTGGACGAAGCCATCGAGTATCACGAGTCGATTAATAATTTCCTGGTTCAGTCCGTCAATGAGGTGGCTAGGCTGGAGGACACCATCAATGCACTGCAGGCTGTAGTTCGGCAGGATAGGTAG
- the fliR gene encoding flagellar biosynthetic protein FliR yields the protein MIMVPPFNARGVPMPIRIGVALAITLLLVPTLTYYPTPIQEITALGIAVMRELVIGLGMGFVVSIVFNAIYVAGQLIDVPMGFGMVSVLDPNIGIQVPIVAQFLNIFATLMFFAIGGPRIVILVLGKSFQLVPLGPGPVSSAIASVGLEAFIKMFLIGVTLSLPAVAALLLTDIALGILARVVPQINVFIVGFPLKIGVGLLILALGMPVYIWALAGLFASDGVIWTYVERFLRSFL from the coding sequence ATGATTATGGTCCCACCCTTCAACGCTCGGGGAGTTCCGATGCCCATTCGAATCGGAGTGGCTCTGGCGATCACGCTTCTTTTGGTTCCCACGTTGACCTACTATCCGACACCGATTCAGGAGATCACAGCATTGGGTATTGCGGTTATGCGGGAGTTGGTGATCGGTTTAGGGATGGGCTTTGTTGTCAGTATCGTGTTCAATGCCATTTACGTAGCTGGGCAGCTGATTGATGTGCCCATGGGCTTTGGAATGGTCAGTGTCTTGGACCCGAATATTGGCATCCAAGTCCCCATCGTCGCCCAATTTCTCAACATCTTTGCCACCCTGATGTTTTTCGCCATCGGTGGACCCAGGATTGTGATCCTGGTATTGGGCAAAAGTTTTCAGCTAGTTCCCCTTGGCCCTGGCCCCGTTAGTTCCGCGATAGCCAGTGTTGGTTTAGAGGCCTTCATCAAGATGTTTCTCATTGGCGTCACCTTGAGCTTGCCGGCGGTTGCCGCTTTGCTTCTTACCGACATCGCTCTGGGAATCTTGGCTCGAGTGGTACCCCAGATTAATGTTTTCATCGTTGGATTTCCCCTGAAGATTGGGGTTGGGCTGTTGATCCTAGCCCTTGGCATGCCGGTGTATATCTGGGCCTTGGCAGGGCTTTTTGCCAGTGATGGAGTGATTTGGACCTATGTGGAAAGATTCTTACGGAGTTTCCTGTAA
- a CDS encoding flagellar biosynthetic protein FliO, whose protein sequence is MDSSVLGLATTVSETSPSLVWEAVRVLFALILLIPCAVFVTRLYGRRLGGGRQGLIQILGQVSLGPNNSLILVGVQDKIFLLGVANDGISTIAQWDREEVKWQAADSAFQEEAGGFANVLSRVLRQRGGTDRGE, encoded by the coding sequence GTGGACAGTAGTGTATTGGGCCTGGCTACAACGGTAAGTGAGACAAGTCCCAGCCTGGTATGGGAAGCAGTGCGAGTGTTGTTTGCTCTTATTTTGCTTATTCCCTGTGCTGTTTTTGTCACGCGGCTGTATGGAAGACGGCTGGGGGGAGGCAGACAGGGTCTTATTCAGATCCTGGGACAGGTCTCTCTCGGGCCTAACAATAGCCTGATACTCGTTGGCGTTCAAGACAAGATTTTTCTCCTGGGGGTTGCCAACGATGGGATTTCTACCATTGCTCAGTGGGACCGGGAGGAAGTTAAGTGGCAAGCTGCTGACTCTGCTTTCCAGGAAGAAGCTGGAGGTTTTGCCAACGTACTGAGCAGGGTCCTTCGGCAAAGAGGAGGGACCGATCGTGGGGAATAG
- the fliQ gene encoding flagellar biosynthesis protein FliQ, whose translation MSESLIIELAREALLVVLKVAGPMLGLGLLVGLLVSVFQATTQIQEQTLAFIPKILAIMGAIVWFGPWMLRILVDFAQRLFLALPSFVQ comes from the coding sequence GTGTCAGAAAGTCTAATCATTGAGTTGGCCCGAGAAGCGTTATTGGTGGTCCTCAAGGTAGCCGGCCCGATGTTAGGCCTGGGCCTGTTGGTAGGATTGTTAGTCAGTGTCTTTCAAGCGACTACTCAAATCCAGGAACAAACTCTAGCCTTTATTCCGAAAATCCTGGCGATCATGGGGGCCATCGTTTGGTTCGGGCCCTGGATGCTTCGGATCCTGGTGGACTTTGCCCAGCGATTGTTTCTGGCCCTGCCTAGCTTTGTTCAGTAA
- a CDS encoding flagellar motor protein MotB: MRNLGKKRSSGGGSPSWMTTYADMVTLLLCFFVLLYSFSVLDVQKFQAFVASLQGALGVLDGGLSLSPESAVGSPPSVLDHSLQISLEEIAQLQDLYDLLMAMREAGQLPAEVELTVESRGLIIRFADQVFFDLGRANLTEQARAVLNELVPVLRELPNPIRVEGHTDNLPIRNQIFPSNWELSTARATSVIRFLIEEHGFSPTQLSASGYGEYRPVADNSTDSGRARNRRVDIVILRLGLSEAEPVGEEDLTVDSVGD; the protein is encoded by the coding sequence GTGCGTAACCTGGGTAAGAAGCGCTCCTCTGGTGGCGGTAGCCCCTCATGGATGACTACCTATGCTGATATGGTTACCTTGCTGCTCTGCTTTTTTGTTCTGCTGTACTCCTTTTCAGTCTTAGACGTACAGAAGTTTCAGGCTTTTGTTGCTTCCTTGCAAGGTGCCTTGGGTGTTCTCGATGGTGGACTGTCGCTTTCACCGGAGTCAGCGGTAGGTAGCCCTCCTTCGGTCCTCGATCATAGTCTGCAAATTAGCCTTGAGGAAATTGCTCAGCTTCAGGACTTATATGATCTTCTGATGGCAATGCGTGAGGCGGGACAGCTGCCTGCAGAGGTGGAGCTTACCGTTGAAAGTAGAGGTTTAATCATTCGCTTTGCCGACCAAGTCTTTTTTGATCTGGGAAGGGCGAATCTGACGGAGCAGGCTCGTGCGGTACTCAATGAACTTGTTCCCGTTCTCCGGGAATTACCCAATCCCATCAGAGTTGAGGGTCATACCGACAACCTGCCCATCAGGAATCAGATATTTCCCTCCAATTGGGAGCTATCCACCGCTCGTGCGACATCGGTGATTCGGTTTCTCATCGAGGAGCATGGTTTTTCTCCCACGCAGTTGTCGGCGTCTGGCTATGGTGAGTATCGGCCGGTGGCGGATAACTCCACGGATTCCGGCAGAGCCAGGAATCGTCGGGTGGATATTGTGATCCTGCGTCTGGGCCTTAGCGAGGCTGAACCCGTGGGTGAAGAGGACCTGACCGTCGATTCTGTTGGAGATTAG
- a CDS encoding flagellar protein — translation MVDRIGGYNYRIGGPRPQRVTTDVTKGRTQQAQGHRSFAEVLDKQLRTDAKAVKFSAHATARLKSRNLQLSASQVEALNRAVDKAAAKGSRDSLVLMDDMALVVSVKNRTVITVMDQEGMQENVFTNIDSAVLMKTSVDR, via the coding sequence ATGGTAGATCGGATAGGCGGATATAACTACAGAATTGGCGGTCCTCGCCCGCAAAGGGTAACAACAGACGTAACCAAGGGACGAACTCAGCAGGCTCAGGGGCATAGGTCCTTTGCTGAGGTTTTGGACAAGCAGCTGCGGACCGATGCTAAGGCGGTGAAGTTCTCTGCTCACGCCACTGCTCGCCTCAAGTCCCGGAACCTTCAGCTCAGTGCTTCCCAGGTGGAGGCCTTGAATCGAGCCGTTGATAAAGCTGCAGCTAAGGGGTCTCGTGACTCGCTGGTTCTGATGGATGATATGGCATTGGTGGTCAGCGTCAAGAATCGGACGGTGATCACGGTGATGGATCAGGAAGGGATGCAGGAGAACGTGTTTACTAACATTGACTCCGCCGTCCTGATGAAAACAAGCGTTGATAGGTAA